One Lysinibacillus sp. OF-1 DNA segment encodes these proteins:
- a CDS encoding phage holin family protein — protein sequence MEQSFKFLLSTVGGVVSWFVGGWGLLMTVLLILNVIDFLSGMAANWGMINSKRGYQGIIKKGMMWVWIVVANLIYLVLQDQGFSIGQIIPDAVVLLFILNELVSLGENSAKLGVDMPAPVKKALEIFNTKEEKTK from the coding sequence ATGGAACAATCATTTAAATTTTTACTTAGCACAGTAGGTGGAGTAGTATCGTGGTTCGTAGGTGGATGGGGTTTATTGATGACAGTATTGTTAATATTGAATGTAATTGATTTTTTATCAGGCATGGCAGCAAATTGGGGAATGATTAACAGTAAGAGAGGTTATCAAGGCATCATCAAAAAAGGCATGATGTGGGTTTGGATCGTGGTAGCCAATCTAATTTATTTAGTGCTACAAGATCAAGGGTTTTCAATTGGACAGATTATTCCTGATGCAGTTGTATTATTGTTCATTTTGAACGAGCTTGTTAGCTTAGGAGAAAATTCAGCCAAGCTTGGGGTGGACATGCCTGCACCAGTTAAGAAAGCTTTAGAAATCTTCAATACGAAGGAGGAGAAGACAAAATGA
- a CDS encoding YbfB/YjiJ family MFS transporter has protein sequence MHKQTIQYVIGGIFTLVIAMGIARFSYTVILPYMQETFEFSRATAGYLATSNYLGYLVGALVAGRLPIANKRIPFLQLALVISILTTAFMGITNAILIWYILRFISGVMSAFIFVVIASLVLDQLASSRNMHLSGLFYSGVGTGIALSAIIVSPIHAIFQWNGTWIALALFCVVLFVLIIRFIKPIPPYEQHLVSQAIAPQKAPPKTWLKWLIIAYSLEGLGYIVTGTFIVSIAQESTSFHGDAAFVWFVVGVAAIPSCIVWSKLAQHYGYVRTLLISMLLQAFGIVLPAFTTNTLTLYASAFTFGATFMGITTVGTTLARHIVPINSHQIIGYLTAGYAFGQMIGPSIAGTMANMTNSYQYALIGAAAVVVLGALCLIGGVKYDRTTAPISE, from the coding sequence ATGCACAAGCAAACGATTCAATATGTAATTGGTGGGATTTTTACATTGGTAATCGCCATGGGCATCGCTCGTTTCTCCTATACAGTTATTTTACCGTATATGCAAGAAACATTTGAATTTAGCCGTGCAACAGCAGGATATTTAGCCACAAGCAATTATTTAGGCTATTTAGTAGGAGCATTGGTGGCAGGGCGTTTACCTATAGCAAATAAACGCATTCCTTTTTTACAGCTAGCACTCGTTATTAGCATTTTAACTACTGCCTTCATGGGCATTACGAATGCAATCCTTATATGGTACATACTGCGGTTTATCTCAGGTGTAATGAGTGCCTTTATTTTTGTCGTCATTGCGAGCCTTGTCCTTGATCAGTTAGCTAGCAGTCGTAACATGCATCTATCAGGACTTTTCTATAGTGGGGTAGGGACAGGTATTGCTTTAAGTGCCATCATTGTTTCACCAATACATGCCATTTTTCAATGGAATGGAACTTGGATTGCTTTAGCTCTGTTTTGTGTCGTATTGTTTGTGCTGATTATAAGATTCATCAAACCGATCCCACCGTATGAACAACACTTAGTAAGTCAAGCCATTGCGCCTCAGAAAGCTCCACCGAAGACGTGGCTAAAATGGTTAATCATAGCTTATAGCCTTGAGGGGCTTGGCTATATTGTCACAGGTACCTTTATTGTGTCGATTGCACAGGAGTCAACAAGCTTTCATGGAGATGCAGCTTTTGTATGGTTTGTAGTGGGCGTTGCGGCGATTCCTTCATGTATTGTATGGTCGAAGCTAGCACAGCATTATGGCTATGTAAGAACATTACTGATCTCTATGCTATTGCAAGCATTTGGTATCGTGTTACCTGCATTTACAACGAATACGCTTACCCTTTATGCCAGTGCCTTTACTTTTGGTGCAACCTTTATGGGCATTACAACAGTTGGCACAACATTAGCAAGACATATTGTACCGATAAACAGTCATCAAATTATAGGCTATTTAACTGCTGGTTATGCATTTGGCCAAATGATTGGCCCATCCATAGCAGGGACAATGGCGAATATGACGAATAGCTATCAGTATGCATTGATAGGCGCTGCAGCCGTAGTAGTGCTTGGGGCTCTATGTTTAATTGGTGGAGTAAAATATGATAGGACGACTGCTCCCATAAGTGAATAA
- a CDS encoding putative phage tail protein — MARKVDILSYLPPILHEIKELQKIASLENPSLERIWELTESLLGNQFILTLDERGADRYERMLGLVTGESETLETRRFRILSRYQEQAPYSFPVLKQLLDSLLGEGKYELTRSTSEKWVRVKLELTVSREFEIVEVLLERVTPQNMLVYVEIRYIQHSALARFTHAQLAAYTHKQMREEVLS, encoded by the coding sequence GTGGCTAGAAAAGTAGATATTTTAAGCTACCTCCCTCCTATCCTCCATGAAATCAAGGAACTTCAAAAGATTGCATCACTTGAAAATCCATCACTAGAGCGTATATGGGAACTGACTGAATCATTGTTAGGTAATCAATTTATCTTAACCCTAGATGAACGCGGTGCCGATCGTTATGAGAGAATGCTCGGTTTAGTTACAGGCGAATCCGAAACACTCGAAACACGTCGTTTCCGTATTTTATCAAGATATCAAGAACAAGCGCCCTATAGTTTTCCAGTTCTGAAACAGCTACTTGATAGCTTGCTAGGAGAGGGAAAATACGAGCTTACTCGCAGTACATCTGAGAAGTGGGTACGTGTAAAGCTAGAGTTAACGGTGTCTCGTGAATTTGAAATTGTCGAGGTATTACTTGAGCGAGTAACGCCTCAGAACATGTTGGTCTATGTGGAAATCAGATACATCCAACATAGTGCACTGGCGCGCTTTACACACGCTCAACTGGCTGCCTATACACATAAACAAATGAGAGAGGAAGTGTTATCGTAA
- a CDS encoding baseplate J/gp47 family protein: MAVAFDLNTPYEDLLVQKLSNVPTQDKRETSLIYQATAANTAETAQILFTLLNYENEMFADTASRENLVRRAAERGLSPTPATKAIRKGVFNIDVPLGARFSQEEYNYVALEKIEKGVFKMECETEGEVGNFEIGQLIPIDYIAGLETAQLTDLLIPGENEEDTEAFRARYFNSFESISFGGNRADYKERVGNIPGVGGARIYRAKYGGGTVGVTIIDSTFSKPSNELVGLVQQLMDPLDAQGDGVGLAPIDHIVTISAVNETVVNIVTTLTLQSGWSFEDVENAIQEVIDGYFEELAEFWASAVTKQEDETGLIIRISQIETRILGINGVIDIANTLLNGKASNLELDREAIPKRGTISG; this comes from the coding sequence ATGGCAGTAGCCTTTGATTTAAATACTCCCTATGAGGATTTATTAGTTCAGAAACTATCCAATGTACCAACACAGGATAAACGAGAGACATCGTTAATTTATCAGGCAACAGCAGCCAATACAGCTGAGACAGCTCAAATACTTTTTACATTGCTGAACTACGAAAACGAAATGTTCGCAGATACGGCCTCACGGGAAAATTTAGTAAGGCGTGCAGCTGAACGAGGGCTTAGTCCAACCCCTGCAACGAAAGCTATTCGAAAAGGAGTATTCAATATTGATGTTCCGTTAGGCGCACGATTTTCACAGGAAGAATACAACTACGTAGCCCTTGAAAAAATTGAAAAAGGTGTTTTTAAGATGGAGTGTGAAACAGAGGGTGAAGTTGGAAATTTCGAGATAGGGCAGCTTATACCGATTGATTACATTGCAGGTCTTGAGACGGCACAGTTAACGGACTTGTTGATTCCAGGAGAGAACGAAGAAGATACAGAGGCTTTTAGGGCACGTTACTTCAATAGCTTTGAAAGTATTTCGTTTGGTGGGAATCGCGCTGATTACAAAGAGCGAGTTGGAAACATACCTGGGGTTGGAGGTGCACGCATCTACCGAGCGAAGTATGGAGGCGGCACTGTTGGTGTTACAATCATCGATTCTACTTTTTCGAAGCCATCCAATGAATTAGTGGGGTTAGTACAACAGCTGATGGATCCGTTAGATGCGCAAGGTGATGGAGTCGGGCTTGCTCCTATTGATCATATCGTTACTATTTCGGCTGTCAATGAAACGGTAGTGAATATAGTTACAACACTAACGCTTCAATCGGGATGGTCTTTTGAAGATGTAGAGAATGCTATCCAAGAAGTAATCGATGGATACTTTGAGGAGCTTGCGGAATTTTGGGCATCGGCAGTTACTAAACAAGAAGATGAAACAGGGTTGATTATCCGAATAAGTCAAATTGAAACACGTATTCTTGGTATTAATGGAGTCATTGATATAGCTAACACTTTATTAAATGGCAAGGCAAGCAACCTTGAACTTGATAGAGAAGCAATACCGAAAAGGGGGACTATAAGTGGCTAG
- a CDS encoding YitT family protein has translation MKKGKSLENIRKLIMIIIGAVIAAYGLEAVLIPNAVIDGGVTGLSIMGAHLFGIPLGILLFVLNIPFIYIGYKQVGKTFALMSSAGIAALSISTVLLHDVKTILGPNDPLLIVLSGGMLLGVGIGIVLRNGGALDGSEVLAVLLSRKIPFSVGDIILFINAFIFLGASFIFGLESALYSALTYYIAKNVIDIIQVGLEKSKEVRVVSAKSEEIGDAIQARLGRGVTYTHGRGGFSNEPTEILNCVINRMEENKLVSIIKDIDEGAFVVISDVSEVRGGNFKKRDIH, from the coding sequence ATGAAAAAAGGAAAGTCACTAGAAAATATACGAAAATTAATTATGATTATTATTGGAGCAGTGATTGCCGCTTATGGACTAGAAGCTGTATTAATTCCAAATGCTGTCATTGACGGCGGTGTAACGGGTCTAAGTATTATGGGGGCTCACCTCTTCGGAATCCCGTTAGGCATACTGCTCTTTGTCTTAAATATTCCGTTCATTTATATCGGTTATAAGCAAGTTGGAAAAACCTTTGCATTAATGAGTAGTGCTGGTATCGCAGCATTATCCATTTCTACGGTGCTTTTACATGATGTTAAAACCATTTTAGGCCCAAATGATCCCTTACTGATTGTCTTATCTGGTGGTATGCTGCTCGGTGTGGGTATCGGGATTGTATTACGTAACGGTGGTGCTTTAGATGGTTCTGAAGTTTTAGCTGTACTATTATCACGTAAAATTCCATTTTCAGTCGGCGATATTATCTTATTTATCAACGCCTTTATTTTCTTAGGGGCAAGCTTTATCTTTGGCTTAGAGAGTGCTTTATACTCAGCTTTAACATATTATATTGCAAAAAATGTTATTGATATTATCCAAGTTGGTTTAGAGAAATCAAAAGAAGTTCGTGTGGTTAGTGCAAAATCTGAGGAAATTGGGGACGCGATCCAAGCTCGTCTAGGACGTGGTGTTACTTATACACATGGACGTGGTGGTTTCTCTAACGAACCAACGGAAATTTTAAACTGTGTCATTAACCGTATGGAAGAAAATAAATTAGTTTCAATTATAAAGGATATCGATGAAGGTGCTTTTGTTGTCATTTCTGATGTTTCAGAAGTTCGTGGTGGGAACTTTAAGAAACGAGATATCCATTAA
- a CDS encoding class I SAM-dependent methyltransferase, with translation MQLITFLTEFIKHPKTIGAISPSSKKLAHKMVQPICFETAQCIVELGPGMGSFTTELVKRKQPATLLILIEHNAIFCEKLRHQFAHEANVVVVNGSAENLRQFMDELHIEKIDYVISGLPFTSLKSDVSCCILSNVKDCLHNGKFITFQYSLVKKAFFQTYFEDISHEKVWMNMPPAYVLSCKLGHTRAS, from the coding sequence ATGCAACTCATTACCTTCCTAACTGAATTTATCAAACATCCGAAAACAATTGGAGCAATATCACCTAGCTCCAAAAAGTTGGCTCATAAAATGGTACAACCCATTTGCTTTGAAACGGCTCAATGCATTGTCGAGCTTGGACCAGGGATGGGTTCCTTTACTACAGAGCTTGTGAAAAGAAAGCAGCCAGCTACATTGCTTATTCTCATTGAACATAATGCGATTTTTTGTGAAAAGCTACGTCATCAATTTGCACATGAAGCCAATGTTGTGGTAGTCAATGGCTCAGCAGAAAACTTAAGGCAGTTTATGGACGAACTCCATATAGAAAAAATTGATTATGTCATTTCTGGGCTGCCATTTACCTCTTTAAAGTCTGATGTATCATGTTGTATTTTAAGCAATGTGAAGGATTGTTTACACAATGGAAAATTTATAACATTCCAATATTCACTTGTGAAAAAAGCATTCTTTCAAACATATTTTGAAGATATTTCTCATGAAAAAGTATGGATGAATATGCCGCCAGCATATGTACTAAGCTGTAAACTTGGTCATACGAGGGCTAGTTAA
- a CDS encoding LysR family transcriptional regulator, protein MNINDLTIFRTVVQTGSFSKAATALNYTQSNISMKIQSLETLYSTTFFYRGHRGIQLTPKGEQFYELVLKMLHLYEKSFEIVQDTGEPKGVLRIGSMETTAALHLPALLTIFHQAHEQVDITILTSPSQDNIDRLENYELDGAFVTGPVYKENLLVKEFVYEELVIVTSSKHKPIKQLRDLASSTVITFRHGCSYRAILDHWLHEDGVRPQNRMEFGTLDGILGCVAAGLGFTLLPRAIAEKYSATQALALHAITNKQAQIPTWFIYRKDDVQSPIIQYFLESLDAYQRCENTSQKF, encoded by the coding sequence ATGAATATTAATGATTTAACGATCTTTCGGACAGTCGTCCAAACAGGTAGTTTTTCTAAAGCTGCCACAGCACTTAATTACACGCAATCCAACATCTCTATGAAAATTCAAAGTCTTGAGACGCTGTATAGCACAACATTTTTTTATCGTGGACATCGTGGAATACAGCTTACACCGAAAGGAGAACAATTTTACGAGCTAGTCTTAAAAATGCTTCACCTCTATGAAAAATCCTTTGAGATTGTTCAGGATACAGGAGAACCAAAAGGTGTATTACGAATTGGATCAATGGAAACGACTGCAGCACTACACTTACCAGCGTTATTAACCATATTTCATCAAGCTCATGAACAGGTGGATATTACCATTTTGACAAGCCCTTCACAGGATAATATTGACCGGTTAGAAAATTATGAATTAGATGGTGCATTTGTCACTGGACCTGTTTATAAAGAAAATCTATTGGTAAAGGAGTTTGTCTACGAGGAGCTTGTTATTGTCACATCTAGCAAGCATAAACCAATTAAGCAGCTGCGAGATTTAGCGAGTAGCACTGTAATTACATTCCGTCATGGCTGTTCCTATCGGGCTATTTTAGATCATTGGTTACATGAGGATGGTGTACGCCCACAAAATCGAATGGAGTTTGGAACACTTGATGGAATCTTAGGCTGTGTTGCTGCGGGATTAGGTTTTACCTTACTTCCTCGTGCCATCGCGGAAAAATATAGTGCCACACAAGCATTGGCACTGCATGCGATCACGAACAAGCAAGCACAAATTCCTACGTGGTTTATTTATCGTAAGGATGATGTACAGTCTCCTATAATACAGTATTTTTTAGAATCTCTTGATGCTTACCAACGTTGCGAGAATACTAGCCAAAAGTTTTGA
- a CDS encoding helix-turn-helix domain-containing protein: MHSKADVLIHPVRMKILQALLHMKKEGLSTLEMITIIKDVPQATLYRHIQILMDENIIKIVRERKIRSVTEKFYALNEHAAKFSEEDWRKLTKKQKLTYMSYYQLTLLSKYQHYLSSLEEKESESDLATFSLHDLTLTTDQFVSFEHDLNNLLTKYYNMADSNKGSETKTIAINIIPKP, encoded by the coding sequence ATGCACAGCAAAGCAGATGTCTTAATACATCCTGTGAGAATGAAGATTTTACAAGCTCTGTTGCATATGAAAAAGGAAGGCTTAAGTACTTTAGAGATGATTACAATCATTAAGGATGTGCCACAAGCTACTTTATATCGCCACATTCAAATCCTTATGGACGAAAACATCATCAAAATTGTTAGAGAGCGAAAAATCCGTTCAGTTACAGAAAAATTTTATGCCTTAAATGAACATGCGGCAAAATTTAGCGAGGAGGATTGGCGAAAACTAACGAAGAAGCAAAAATTAACGTATATGTCCTATTATCAATTAACATTACTGTCTAAATATCAACATTATTTATCCTCACTTGAAGAAAAAGAAAGTGAAAGCGACTTAGCTACTTTTTCTTTACATGATTTAACCTTAACTACTGATCAATTTGTAAGCTTCGAACATGATCTTAACAATTTACTCACTAAATACTATAATATGGCCGACTCAAATAAAGGTTCTGAGACTAAAACAATTGCGATAAATATTATTCCAAAACCTTAA
- a CDS encoding CD1375 family protein, producing the protein MAKLYWDLIKMNLRTVDQVPLMWREAVKALLNNENK; encoded by the coding sequence ATGGCTAAACTATATTGGGATTTAATTAAAATGAATTTGCGAACAGTTGACCAAGTGCCATTAATGTGGCGTGAAGCTGTAAAAGCCTTACTCAATAACGAAAACAAGTAA
- a CDS encoding ATP-binding protein, which yields MKKIFRFLCKLIGLFKQIGTKIKNNIQRSIRIQLFTTFILCALGSFLVSRAVLPLFENINETVMVDYSASMQMMYYKAQDTAELAIQENSVNVLKQWIDQENDKVDSDQNALQIIVTDEGGKILYKTKQVKEQEIALHEEIRNVMDFAINQPFNHTYPGAIETSREAFTTLVPLTLQDKNYYFFVSGLPQGEAITSTSEGPIPFFIGVILFIVSFFYSTKRKMNQIEALAEGVMVIAKGNLAYRIEKKGQDEIALLTDNINQMAEEIMTSIEMERKIEQQKNELITNVSHDLRTPLTSIMGYLRLLSEEKYETKEQYDEYLKIAFSKSEQLKNLIDDLFEYTKLTNDKNTIVRQQVCVNELLDQLMEELVPLAEEKQRIFMKHFSEEKIFAALDSEKIVRVFDNLLINAINYSADDGKIMVSLEGQDDHVRICVANQSDAFTTEELDSLFERFYKKDQARTNVTEGSGLGLAIAKSIVELHGGTIHAKYKNETLYFIITLPLAAS from the coding sequence TTGAAAAAGATCTTTAGGTTTTTATGTAAGCTCATAGGGCTCTTCAAACAAATCGGTACGAAGATAAAAAACAATATTCAGCGTAGCATTCGAATTCAACTATTTACAACGTTTATCTTATGTGCGCTGGGCAGCTTTTTGGTGTCACGTGCAGTCCTCCCATTGTTTGAGAATATCAATGAGACCGTGATGGTGGATTATAGTGCCAGTATGCAGATGATGTATTATAAGGCACAAGATACAGCAGAATTAGCGATCCAAGAAAATAGTGTTAATGTGTTAAAGCAATGGATTGACCAAGAAAATGACAAGGTGGACAGTGACCAGAATGCTTTACAAATTATTGTGACAGATGAGGGCGGGAAGATTTTATATAAAACCAAGCAGGTCAAAGAGCAAGAAATTGCTCTGCATGAAGAAATAAGAAATGTCATGGATTTTGCAATCAATCAACCGTTTAACCATACGTATCCAGGTGCGATAGAAACATCACGAGAGGCATTTACCACGTTAGTGCCGCTAACCCTGCAAGATAAAAATTATTATTTCTTCGTGAGTGGGCTTCCACAAGGTGAAGCGATAACTAGTACAAGTGAAGGGCCCATACCTTTTTTCATTGGGGTTATTTTGTTTATCGTATCTTTTTTCTATAGTACCAAGCGTAAAATGAATCAAATTGAGGCATTGGCAGAGGGGGTTATGGTCATCGCAAAAGGAAATTTAGCTTATCGTATTGAGAAAAAAGGACAAGATGAAATTGCATTACTAACCGATAATATTAACCAAATGGCGGAAGAAATTATGACAAGCATCGAAATGGAGCGAAAAATCGAGCAACAAAAAAATGAGCTTATTACAAATGTTTCACATGACCTGAGAACACCTCTTACGTCTATTATGGGTTATTTACGTTTATTAAGCGAAGAGAAGTATGAGACGAAAGAGCAGTATGACGAATATTTGAAAATAGCTTTTTCTAAATCTGAGCAATTGAAAAATTTAATTGATGATTTATTTGAGTATACCAAGCTAACGAATGATAAAAATACAATAGTACGACAACAGGTTTGTGTGAATGAGCTACTCGATCAACTAATGGAGGAATTAGTGCCCTTAGCAGAGGAAAAACAACGTATTTTTATGAAACACTTTTCTGAAGAAAAAATTTTTGCGGCGCTTGATTCGGAAAAAATTGTTCGTGTGTTTGATAATTTACTCATTAATGCTATTAATTATAGCGCTGATGATGGAAAAATTATGGTTTCTCTTGAAGGGCAAGACGATCATGTGCGTATCTGCGTGGCAAATCAAAGTGATGCCTTTACAACGGAGGAGCTTGATAGTTTATTCGAGAGATTTTATAAAAAGGATCAAGCGAGAACAAATGTTACAGAAGGTTCGGGACTTGGATTAGCGATTGCCAAAAGCATCGTAGAGCTTCATGGAGGAACGATTCACGCTAAATATAAAAACGAGACATTGTACTTTATTATTACATTGCCATTAGCAGCTTCATAA
- a CDS encoding response regulator transcription factor, whose translation MSKETILIVDDEKEIRNLIAIYLKNEGYHVLEACDGDEGLQLLKKHQVHLIVLDLMMPKVDGTEMCMKVREIAEMPIIMLTAKSQDMDKIVGLTIGADDYVTKPFNPLELLARIKSQLRRYLKMNGMNSSNSEELEIGDLRINTATHEVFVNNEKVKLTPREFAILELLVRNPGIVMSAEQIYERVWKEEAFQSENTVMVHIRKIRERIETNPRNPQYIKTVWGVGYKVEKDL comes from the coding sequence ATGAGTAAAGAAACCATTTTAATTGTAGATGATGAAAAAGAGATAAGAAATCTTATCGCTATTTATTTAAAAAATGAAGGCTATCATGTGCTAGAGGCTTGTGATGGGGATGAAGGCTTACAGCTATTAAAGAAGCATCAGGTGCACTTAATTGTATTGGATTTAATGATGCCTAAAGTGGATGGTACTGAAATGTGTATGAAGGTAAGAGAAATTGCGGAAATGCCTATTATTATGCTGACAGCAAAATCTCAGGATATGGACAAGATTGTTGGCTTAACAATAGGCGCTGATGACTATGTGACAAAGCCCTTTAATCCGTTAGAGTTACTTGCCCGCATTAAATCACAGCTTCGTCGCTATCTGAAAATGAATGGCATGAATAGCAGCAATAGTGAAGAGCTGGAAATCGGTGATTTACGTATTAATACTGCAACACATGAGGTTTTTGTCAATAATGAAAAAGTCAAGTTAACACCAAGAGAGTTTGCGATTTTAGAATTGCTTGTCCGTAATCCAGGCATCGTGATGAGTGCAGAGCAAATTTATGAAAGGGTTTGGAAAGAGGAGGCTTTTCAATCAGAAAATACAGTGATGGTCCATATACGTAAAATTCGAGAGCGAATTGAAACAAATCCAAGAAATCCTCAATATATCAAAACAGTATGGGGAGTAGGATATAAAGTTGAAAAAGATCTTTAG
- a CDS encoding M15 family metallopeptidase produces the protein MSTSVTTCRDLRELTAAAQTACRLLFQECCKAGIDFIFVTETYRSQARQNYLYEQGRTRPGQVVTWTRNSNHTSRRAWDIAVAPPRNLYDISTLSKVGTIAKKLGITWGGSWPAGQYDAPHFEIPTTWQMPNGYNLEGQVVVPTSSAGKVQLIVEDTLKQKEDDIMRFTNETTKAAVRDYIKQAVDKKLIEKSHLEKFDAGTLTDGDFAGIKIIISQRSN, from the coding sequence ATGAGTACAAGTGTAACAACATGTCGTGATTTAAGGGAATTAACAGCAGCAGCACAAACAGCCTGTCGATTACTCTTTCAGGAGTGTTGTAAAGCAGGTATTGATTTTATATTCGTCACAGAAACATATCGCAGCCAAGCGCGACAAAATTATCTATATGAACAAGGAAGAACAAGACCAGGGCAAGTAGTTACCTGGACGCGTAATAGTAATCATACATCACGTAGAGCATGGGATATCGCTGTAGCACCGCCACGAAATCTATATGATATTTCTACTCTATCGAAGGTGGGAACAATAGCTAAAAAGCTAGGTATCACTTGGGGAGGCTCTTGGCCAGCAGGGCAATACGATGCACCTCATTTTGAAATTCCTACAACATGGCAAATGCCTAATGGCTATAATTTAGAAGGACAAGTAGTAGTGCCAACGAGTAGCGCTGGAAAGGTTCAGCTTATTGTAGAGGATACACTAAAACAAAAGGAGGATGATATAATGCGATTTACAAACGAGACAACTAAAGCCGCAGTACGTGACTACATTAAACAAGCAGTAGATAAAAAGCTCATTGAAAAGTCACATCTAGAAAAATTTGATGCTGGTACATTGACTGACGGTGATTTTGCAGGAATAAAAATCATTATTTCACAACGTAGTAACTAA
- a CDS encoding DedA family protein gives MELQDLLGFIEQYGYFALFFSLWLGIIGMPLPDEMIVMSGGFLSSLEKMVVWKSFLLTYLGVVSGLSLGYFLGKIFGHRVLDKLIKKNKAKYLVKSKELLNKYGRFALVLSYFIPIVRHILPYLVGMNNMPFKTYALFSYTTGFVWTLMYFTLGLLFGSQMEVISMLAIKYGIYFGIFSVIISSFYYFYIRKLKK, from the coding sequence ATGGAGCTACAGGATCTTTTAGGATTCATTGAACAATATGGCTATTTTGCTTTGTTTTTTAGTTTATGGTTAGGCATTATAGGGATGCCGCTACCAGATGAGATGATTGTGATGAGTGGTGGCTTTTTATCTTCGTTAGAAAAAATGGTTGTATGGAAATCCTTTTTACTGACCTATTTAGGTGTTGTTTCGGGGCTTTCACTAGGGTATTTCCTTGGTAAAATCTTTGGACATCGAGTGCTCGACAAACTTATCAAAAAGAACAAGGCAAAATACCTTGTAAAATCAAAGGAATTACTAAATAAATATGGTCGCTTTGCATTAGTTCTGAGCTATTTTATTCCGATTGTTCGACATATCCTACCGTACTTGGTGGGGATGAATAATATGCCCTTTAAAACGTATGCCTTGTTTTCCTATACAACAGGCTTTGTTTGGACATTGATGTATTTTACACTTGGTTTATTATTTGGCAGTCAAATGGAAGTTATTTCGATGCTGGCTATTAAATATGGTATTTATTTTGGAATTTTCAGCGTAATCATCAGCAGTTTTTATTATTTTTATATACGAAAATTAAAAAAATAG